The Stenotrophomonas maltophilia genome segment CCAGCACGGACAGCGTGAGCAGAGCGATGTTCTGGGACATGGTGGGCTCCTGGATGGGAAGGTCAGCCGCCGACCGCGGCGACTGCAGCCGCCCAGGACGTGCCGGGGTGCTGCTGCTGGTAGGCCTTGGCCTGGTTGAACAGATCCGCGCGGCCGGCATCGACATGCGTGCCCGGGGGCGCGGCGAAGTTCGCCGCTGCGTTGGGTGCGTCGCCACCGGACTTCTCGCCGAAGTCCACTGCCTTGGGCAGGCTGGTCAGCAGCTCGCGCAGGACCGACTCAGCTGGCTTGGACACCGTCGTTTCGCCCTCGGCGAAGTTCAGCGGTTCCTTGCCATTCGGCTGGGCCAGCAGCAGCTCCACCACGGCCGGCTGCTGACGGGGCAGCAACTTGCCTTCCTTCACCAGGCCTTCGGCGAACGCCACCGCATCTTCGCGTCGGGCGGACTGCTCACGGGCGGCGAGGGCCTTCTCGCGAGCGTCCAGGGTGGAAGCCTGCTGGTCGAGCTGCTGCTGACGCTGGGCGTGCTCCGGGGTGTTCTGCTGGGACATGGGGTCGATCTCCGATTTGACCTGTTCACGAGTGGGAGGTGTTGCCGGGATGGGCGCTGGCGCGCCGATGGCGCTGCGCGGGAACTGGGTGAGCAATGGCGACGCAAAGAGGGCTGAGTTGCGCGCTTCGTCGTCATCGCGTGTGCTGCTCTCGATCCCACGGATCTGCCAGTCGGGAATGACCTGGTCGGCCGTCTCAAGGCCCTGGGTGTCGATCAGCCAGTCGCGGAAGCGGCGGAACAGGTCCGTCAGCGTCCAGCCCAGCGGGGCCAGCGACATGGCAAAGCAGGCGGCATCGTCGCCCTCAGCGAACGAGGCCGACTTGAGCCCTTTCACTGCCGGCGGCTGCGCGCCCAGGAAGCCGATGTGGCGCAGGTAGTACTTTCCCGGCGTCGGATTT includes the following:
- a CDS encoding peptidase is translated as MQQIADSYDPALHEAPIVVGHPKTDDPAYGWGKTLQAKDGLLVAEPHNVDPAFAELVNNGRFKKISASIFMPDSPGNPTPGKYYLRHIGFLGAQPPAVKGLKSASFAEGDDAACFAMSLAPLGWTLTDLFRRFRDWLIDTQGLETADQVIPDWQIRGIESSTRDDDEARNSALFASPLLTQFPRSAIGAPAPIPATPPTREQVKSEIDPMSQQNTPEHAQRQQQLDQQASTLDAREKALAAREQSARREDAVAFAEGLVKEGKLLPRQQPAVVELLLAQPNGKEPLNFAEGETTVSKPAESVLRELLTSLPKAVDFGEKSGGDAPNAAANFAAPPGTHVDAGRADLFNQAKAYQQQHPGTSWAAAVAAVGG